The Musa acuminata AAA Group cultivar baxijiao chromosome BXJ3-6, Cavendish_Baxijiao_AAA, whole genome shotgun sequence region CAAGCGAACTACTCGGCTAAAGCTGCTGTTCTAGTTTGAATCCCCCGGATACAGTACCGGTTGTTTGTGCTTCTTCACCAAGTGGGACACAACTCTAGCTGAGACCACCTTCTTGACCAGCATCCCCCACTTGTCATCACCATCCGCTTCTTCGCCTTCCCTACGCTGCATCCTCCGCTTGAATTGCCTGTGGAATCACCAAGAAACAAAGACGAATGAGCTGGGTTATGTTCTTCTATTAATTTCCCAGCAGCACCAGTTGCACAAGTACATGCAGAGGGGAACTTCGCAGGAGGCGTCGTCGAGCTCGGTGCAGGTGGAAGCGTGGAGGCGGAGGAGCTGCCAGAGACACTTGCACCGACGGCACCAGCGCCTCTTCTCGCTGTCGCAGGCCGCCAAGTGGCGGACGAGCTGCCGTAGGCCGCGGCAGGTGACGGGGTTGGGGCAGCGGGCCCGCTTCTCCTCCCTGCCGGAGTGCCCCATCGCCGCGTATCCATCCTTGAAGATGTGGTGCAAGCACTCGTTGGTCTCGTGCAGCTCCATGTACAGCCTCCGTTCCGCCTTCCTCCTCCCCAGCCGTCGCCGTCTCTGCAGTCACACCATCGAAGCCGGAAACAAACccatcaatctctctctctctctctcagctacAGCATCATGCCCTGCAAGAAACATGCGACGTACGCACCAGGTGGGCGTCCTCGAGGAACTGGAGGATGTCGAGCTCCAGCCAGGGGTCGTGGTCCTGGAGGAACCGCCAGGCCTCGGTCTGCTCCACCGTCGCGAAGTCCTCGGCAAGCAGCTGCATGCACCGCAGGTGCAGGCGGGGGGCGTCGCACTGCTGCGCCAGCACCAGCACGTCCACCACGCCCTCGGCGGTCAGCCGCGACGACAGCACCCGCTCACACGCGCGCTTCAGCCACCCGACCCCGTACGCGTGCGACAGCACCATCAGGTGCATCCCGTGCTCCCCGACGATCTCCTCCTCCGCAAGCGTCACGCACCTGCCGTGAATCACAACCGTCCATCAAAATTACTccttaaaataatttaaagataATTATATGTCCAATCTATTAAAAAAACAGCTCGATGAGACACGTCACACGTGTTCGGAGGAGAGATCGCTTGCATGACACGTCCGTCCATGCACAAGTGTTAGCTGCAATTCGACAGCATTTTCTCGAATAAAAAGTGTAAGACATCAGGAGAACgcatcaaaaaacaaaaaaagcctGTCCGCGAATAAGCTCTTAGTGATGTCACCTACACAACTCCTGTGCTGTGTATACAGTGTCCTAGACATTAAGAAGAGCGTTGGGGAGACGCAAGGGAGATCGGTGTACTACAAATTGTGTGAAGATTGGACGAAAAGAAGATACGAGACCTGGCGGAGTAGAGCAAACGGAGGAAAGCATGAACAGCATCGCAGGGAACGCCAAGAACGGGGATCTCCATTTCTCGGTTACTGCCACCTTTGCGTGGTCGGTGCAGCATGCTCTCCAGCACGGGAGATGCCgaagcctgcgcccgaagaaagaAAGCGAGCATTGAATAGAAGATGATAGACAAGTGCATGTATAGGTGGTGGTGTTTCGTTTATCACCAGAACGGTGGAATGAGCCGGGAGTCGCCGCTGGCCGGACGTCACGATCCGGACATCGGTCGGCGGCGTGTCATCGTTCCCGGCCTCGAGCCACCGCCGGAACCCCGTCGGCGAGACGAGCGTCTCGCCGTGCTGCTGctcttcctccttcatgatccCATGCCAGCGGTAAGCTATGGTGGCGGCGTGCATGTATAAGGAGGCAGGCAGTGGCGGACGTAGGGGATAAGAATAAACGATGAAATGGCGAACATAGCCCCATAGTCTGCGACTCCAAACTCCGCTTGTCCGGCCTCACTGGCTTTTCGAGTGGGGCCCGCAACAACTGTTGAAGAGGTGCAAAATTGACGGTCACCAATTATTAAGCctacaacaaaagaagaaaaaaaagaatttatTCGTCGGATCAGACAACACGAGATCATCATACTGATCAATTGGAAACTAATCCAAACTAAtttcaataaacaaaaaaaaaagaaaaaataatctgAATCAGTAAGCACTCACTGTCCTGGATATTATGAACTTCACGGGGATTTAATTCTACTTTCATTTTATCGTGTATATTTTTTCTCCAAATGAATTGTGATTCCACAGCTTTTAGAAACTTTGGGTGTCGCTTTGAGTTGATATATTTTTCCAAAAAGTATTTTTGAaagcaaaaaaattaatataacttCTATGAAAATTCTGAAAGCAGTTTATCTGAAACCTGCTCGCCACCGCAGTAGCTGAATTCTTCATCGAAGCTTCAGTGAGACGTTCCATCCTGCAGATAAAAAACGATGAACAGTAAACATCGGacagagaaggaaaaaagaaaagcttTCTTGAAGTTAATTCATCAGAATAtttatgaagaaaccaaagtCGAACTTCACAGAGTTGACAAACTGCTCTTCGTAGGTTGTGCGAGTTTTCAGGTCAAGTTGTCTTGCTAAGAAAACAGAGGAAGAAATCCTGCTTTCTCTTGGCTGAGGAAAAGTATCCAAGAACCAACCCTGCACTCATCAATCTACTACCAGTATATTAGGGAGAGGATGACCAAATAAAGGTCCTCGAGTACCTGCAGCTTGTTCCGGAGCTATTTGTCCAATGGCATCCATCATCACAGATTTCTCACATCAGACATTTCTATGATATCTCAGGCAAGCATCTAAAGTTTCCTACTTTTAGACACCGAGAACATGTTTGAGTGAAGCAATAGGCAATCCTTCAATCTACAAAAAAAATATAGTCAGCAAACTCAAACGTAGAAGTATCCTGTAGAAACACTTGAATAAAGAGCTTTAACTATCCATCAACCAAACAACATATCTCATGAAGCAAATGTTCTCTGACACACTACTATCAAAAAATTAAGACGAAAACAGCAACACGTATATATCCCGACTGATAAGTTCAGTGCACGATCAAGCCCTAACCTGACGGCCATCGTTTCTTCTTCATCGTCGGTACTCCCATCTCTCAACTTTTCATCATCGGAAATCCACAGTCCTCTCAGTCACTCTCCGCTGCCAAAGACATCATGATATACCTCTCCTTTGTTTCATTTTAAATAGTTGACCTATAGTCAATAGTTGATCTTCCAAGCACCTTACGTCTCGAGCATTTTACAATATCAAAGCATCTAGCAATTCGGGCTTTTCAAAATCGTCTTTTAACGTCTAGCACTTTTGACTACACTGCCACCTAAAATCGACCCAAATCCACCATCAATAAAACAGTCAATCTAGTTCCACACACAAGTATAGCTGTAAATAAGACCATCAAATATGCACTATCAACAAAACAAATGGTCCAAAACCAAATAATTCCTCAATAAAGAAGTTCACGCTTATGATTAACAGAAGATTTGAAGGTAAAGGATGTTGGTCATAAGAGAAATTTATGATCATCACCAAAGAATATTACCGGTCAACTATCAGGCACAATCAAGCAAACAAGAAAGCTCCATGGAAGTTTCAATGACTAGGATGATTTGCTAAAGATTTAATATCACTGATACATCAAGGATATTCAGCAAGGTGCAAAAAGATAACAAAATCAAGAATTCACTTAACACCATAATAGGGGAAGGAAGCACTCGAGTTTTTCCTTTGGTGAAGAGAAGAATCCATTAGCCGGGGATTGAAGATCTCAATCAGGCTGGTGACCGAGGCTGAGGGAAAAGTGAAGGACCTTTTTCTCTCACAGCTAGTTCGTCCTTCACTGAAAAAGACTCAGTAAGATATGACACTTTTTCCTCTGCAAAGCTGGTCCTATTAGGTCGAGTATTGAATGTAAGTAAACACGGATTGCAGGAAGAGAATCAATACAACTTCTTTACACCTTAGGGTTCTACCCATGTCCACAAGGCATATCACTCCAGCTAAGACGTCATAAATGGAAGATTGGAACAAATCTTGCGATAGAATTAACCCTGTCGAAGAAAGGGTGACCAAAGATTCAACCCAACGGAACTACGATCCTAGAAAACCCTAACCTTTGAACAAAAAACAGATCTCTTACAGCAATACAATCTAAATTGATCCCACAATATGCTAACAAGAACACAAGATGAATTTATAGAGGAAAACCGAAAATAAATTCCAGCAGCACAATCGAATCGAAATTAGAAATTTAACCAGATTAGTTTATGCACTTTGTCTTAAGCAATTCCCGTACCAGATTCGCCGGGGACGAATCAGAAAAAACCTAATCCTCGATCTGCCCACCATACGACGCAAAGAAAAGGAGGGCAATGACGACATCGAAACAAGAAAAGAATTGGAAGGAAAAGTACCTGAACGACGAGCGAGACAACCGCAGACAAGAAGCGAGTGTCGATCGGGTGGCACGTGCAGTTCTTGAAATGCCATTGTTCTCGGGAAGGAGGCGACAGATTTGTCGTCGAAGTATGCGCCAGATTTGTCGTCGAAGTATCAGATCGAGGAGGAAAGGATAAAAATAAGCCGGTCCAGATTCAGAATCGGTTCGATCGTCAAACCGGACCATTAAAAATGTGATTTGAGATTTACTTAAATACTAATTAATACCGTGCTTTGTATGCGTTATCAGATGAGATCGTAACAGTTAAAACCGGTATATTTGCCGATACGATTCCAGAGGAGTTCCTAACGGCTAACATTTCGGACTATAAAGCCGCTACGATTCCTTGCGTGGAGGTTCAACCCAAAGGCAGCGGAAGACATGGCGACTGTGGATCCGATCGCCCTCGACCTCGTCGACTTCCTCAACGCTTCGCCTACTAATTTCCACGCCGTCGGTAATCCAGCCTCATCGCCCGATCTCTCGCTTTGATCTACAAAGATCTGGATTCGTTTTCTTGTATTGATCGGGGGAAGATTTTTGTACTTGTAGATGAGGCGAAGAAGCGCTTGAAACAAGCTGGCTTCGCTCATCTATCGGAGAGAGAGGACTGGGTGTTGGAATCCGGGGGGAAGTACTTCTTCACGAGGAATCACTCCACCATCATCGCCTTCGCCATCGGAAAGAAGTGAGTAGGGTTAATACTTTCCTCTATGGCTTCCTTACCTGGATGCAAAGTCTCTCTTGATAGCTCTATCTGGTGGTATATTATATGcattttggatcaacagatatgttgCTGGGAATGGATTCCACATTGTTGGAGCGCATACAGACAGCCCGTGCCTCAAAGTCAAGCCTGTCTCCAAGGTAAGCATTCATCTTGGTTATATACATATCCTTGAAGTTGTTCTTCTTACTGTGGATCAATTTCCTGTTTTTGATTATTGGGCTGGTTGATCAGAAAAATGTAGTAGTTAAAAAGAGTGGATCCAGAAGTTGATTCTTTATCCAATCATGTCTATGATTAGCACCACTGATGAAAGTGAAACAGTTTGGTTTGTAACTAATTTAATGAGAAATAGCTTTCAGGAAATGCAAGTGAggttattgatattttttattgtacTTGATCATTGTGTAACATATTTGCTTAGGTAACAAAAGGAGGATATCTTGAGGTAGGTGTGCAGACATATGGAGGAGGACTTTGGCACACTTGGTTTGATCGCGACTTAACCCTCGCCGGAAGAGTGATAAAGAAGGAAGTGAAGGAGCATTCAGTAACCTACTCACATACCCTTGTCAGGATCGAGGAGCCCATCCTTCGGATTCCTACCCTAGCTATTCACTTGGACAGGTTAGTGTTACAGTTAACATTAGATATTAAATTGGTATTTTACGTGTTCTTAGTAGCTATGAACTGGACACTATGGTTACTTATGAAGTTATACATGAGTTACTCGCTTGTACATTGTCGGATTTGGACTTTGACTATTTGATGGCATGCTTGTTTCTGTAATTCTTTCTGATCATTTGTTCACTAATTAAGTGTTAGATTAAAGGGTTAATGACAGCTTAGAAGAAAAATTAGATCGGCGGTATGGAATTTGTTGAGGTTAATACCTTATGATATGCTTGTTTTTATTTTTGCTAACAGGAGCGTTACGGAAGGCTTCAAGTTTAACACACATAGTCATCTTGTACCTGTGTTGGCTACATCAATTAAGGTGATTTAATTCGCTAAATTTGACTTTTTGTGAACTTGATCTTGATTTTCTTCATTTGCCTACTATACATATGCTCTAACACTAATCAAACTTGTTTGAAGTAACTGTTGGGCTTTTCTCCTTGATGACACTATTTTAACATCGTTTGAACAAAGATTATTTTGATTGATGAAATATAGGTTACTGTATCTTTGCCATTTGGCTTGCAAACACAAAATTCCTCCAGGACCCTAGGACCATCATGTCCTTTCTCCCATGCGGAATGTCTGTTTATTACCTCAGCTGACCTTACTGGTCATTCAATTATCTGTTCCAGTCTATCTCAAGACTCAAAAATGATATGTATTTGATCAAAAACTTcctagaataatattttatttgctcAAACATGTTCAAGATGCTGTTTGCTTCAATCTTTTCTGATTGAATAATGGCAGCTAACTATTGTCAACTATATATGTGCAGGGTGAGCTCCAGAAGCTTGTTGATCATAATAGCTCATCTGAGTCAAATGAGAAAACAAATGCTGATAACAAAAAACATCATCCAGTACTACTGCAGGTAAAAGAATGTTCTAAACATGCCTGTTTCTCTAACTGTGTATATTCATAACCTATGTTAGAAATACCTAAAGAGGACTGATGCATGCAAAATTGAATGTTGGAAGCTGACACAATGGTTGGTTGGTTTTCACAGCTGATCGCTGACCACGCTCATTGCCATCCAGATGAAATATGCGACTTCGAGCTGCAAGTATGTGATACTCAACCAAGTGTCGTTGGTGGTGCAACGAAGGAATTCATTTTCTCTGGAAGACTTGACAACCTTTGCATGTCATTTTGTGCACTAAAGGTCAGTTGTGGTGTTACTCATCGTTTGTGTGCAGCAGTGTTTCACACCACAAAAGGTGCACATGATTATTTCGATTTATTGCTGGGTTTTTACCTACAACGTCTGAAACTGATTGATACCGGAAACAGAACTAGAATTCTGTGTATGATTGTGCAAGGTTGCTCCCTGATTTCAGGCATTAATAGACTCCACCTCTGTTGAAAGTTCTCTTGGTGATGAAACTGGCGTAAGGATGGTGGCATTATTTGATCACGAGGAGGTCGGATCAGATTCAGCTCAGGGTGCTGGATCTCCTGCCATGTTGGATGCTCTATCAAGAATAACAAAATACTTTAATTCTTCAGATCCCACGGTACCATTTTCACATTCTACTCATATTTTCTGTTGCTTTTTCTGCTTTTGCAGACATATTCACATTATGCTTTTATATGTTGTATTGCTTGTGCATTACTAAAAATTCTAAACGTGAATTCGTTTGACCACAGTCTACCTAATTGTTGTCGGCATTTTCTGATAGAttaaactattttttttattcatccAAAAAATTTTCAGTTGCTCGAGAAGTCAATCCATAGGAGTTTTCTCGTATCGGCAGACATGGCACATGCTTTACATCCTAATTTTATGGTATGTTCCTTTTAACTGATTTATATGTACACTCGGCTGCCTGCCGTAAGGCCTGAATGGTTTGCGATAAAGAATGTGACATCAATTTTGTTGTACCTCCTCCGCGATACTCTCGAAATACAATGTCAGTATGCTGTCGAGTTACCGACAGCAGTCGAAAATGTAAACGGCACTGATGGCTTCTTTTTACATGCTCTCCTGCCAGGACAAGCACGAGGAAAATCATCAACCGAAACTACATGGTGGTCTTGTGATTAAACACAATGCCAATCAGCGTTATGCAACAAATGCTGTTACTGCATTCATATTTCGAGAAATTGCGGAGATGCATAACTTACCAATTCAGGTGAGTTGATTCTCAAACTGGCATATTTTTGTATTAATAGTGATTACTTGTACATTTGGCCAAGCTATTTACAGACTTTTATTCAATGCAGTTAAGATATAATCTTTGTGCAAAAGATAATCTCTGTGCTTATTCAAATGCCTTTAAAATTAAAACTAGTGCATGTATAATGATCGATCCTGATCCTGATAGCTGCATGTATAAGTATGTGGAATGTGCCAGATGCCAAATGCGAAATCGATCTATTTAATGGCATTTTTGATAAGTTGGATTTTAATGTGCAAGAAGGAAATATAAATTTTACTCCACAAGTTTCTAACTACCACTTTGATTAACCTACTAATTAATAAGTAATAAGAGGCTGGGTCCATTTTCATCATTTCATGCAAAACTTAAATGTTTGATGTGCTTGTTCAGGCTAATGTTAGATCCACCTTGGTTAACTATTAGGCTATGGCATGATGAACTACAAACTGGCAGTTGATATTCATGAATACAGAAGAAATTCTAGtaaacttttcttttttttttttcagcatAGTTATATGACTCCATGATTTAGATGTTACCACTTAGTTCTACCATTCTTATGACTCCAGGATTTTGTGGTTCGGAACGACATACCATGTGGTTCAACCATCGGTCCCATACTTGCAAGCGGTGTCGGAATCCGAACAGTTGATGTTGGCGCTCCTCAGTTGTCGATGCACAGCATCAGAGAGATGTGTGCAGTCGATGATGCCAAGCACTCTTATGAGCATCTCAAGGCATACTTCGACGAGTTCACAGAGCTGGATAACAAGTTGATCGTGGACTGCTAATCAATTTAAAGGATGATGCAACAGATGATGCCAAGTTCGGTGGTTACCTTTTCCTAAACTAATTATGTCGGGATGACATTCTGGGAACGATTAACTCAATGGGGTTTTGTCTCAAAAACTATCAGCTGTCACATTGAACTCCTATTTGATCATCTAGATGTCAAGAGTATCTCGTTACTACCCACCCTAACCTATGTTGGTTCTCTCTTTTGATCTGTTGGAACCAAATACTTTTGCTGATGTGCAGGGCATGTGGGGAGGAAGTAAACACACTGGTGTTGGTGCTTTGAACCTTCTGCCAGTACTACAAAGATCCTTCACCAGCAAGCCTACATCGAGAAATAAATACACATTTAGAGCAACCCTACAATTATCGTCTAGGTTTCCACAGCATCAAACGACACGACATGAACCCTTCAAGTGTTCCTCTTTTGTTTGATTTATCGTTTCTACTTCAAGTGTTCCTAGTTCGATATCAAGAAACTATAAAGAACGATAGGTTTTCGGTAACCAAATCAAGATTCCCCATTCAGAACTacatgtaaaaggttataagaaggGTTTCATTGCCTCGATACAACTGTAAAGATCACAGACACAAAGCGAAAGAAGCACTTGGTCAAGATTCCTATTCATAACTACATGTAAAAAGTTACAAGAAGGGTTTCATTGCCTCAATACAACTGTGAAGATCACAGACACAAAGCAAACGAAGCATGCGAAAAGAAATTCCAATCATCTTTGTCTAGGAGACTAGTTCGACTACTGACAAACGGCAATCATCGAAAAACTTGTCTATAGAAGTGCAAGACTTGTTTATAAAAGTGCAAATTTATTTGGCTTATGGATGCGTACCTCATCTGATCGTATTTAGATTGAGAAAATGCATCCAATTTCCTGTCACAAATGTTAATCAGATTATAGCCCTACAGACATCCAATAAATTTGATATTGATTAACATAACTACGACAACTGTTCACAAACAATTTTCGATCACATAGCAGGTTAAAGAGGAAGATTTTTCTTCAGACAAACTTCCACACAAGGCAGCAATTTTGAAAATTCTTGAATCTCTCTATCCCCAAAAAAATGGGGTCAATGCTAGAGGGTCCGTGTTTCCAATAAATGgtacaataaaatatttttcttcactCGGGAAAACCTTATTTCAGACTAAACTTGTACTAACACCATGAAGCACAAAAAAGCTGATGCAAACATTTCAGTGAATATTAAGAGTTATGGGTAGTTTGAAGCTGTGACTGATAGATGTGCGTCATGATTGACAAGGAAAAAACTGACTGATTATTCGTGACATCAAGTTGCAACGAGCCACCGAAAGGTTTGCACTCATGAAAGAGACTTCTGAATCTCAGAAGTAACTTCTTTGGGAGGTTTCTCAGCATGAAGCTGAGACACAACTCCCTTTTTGTTGTAGTAATCAATGACCTGAAATAAACAACAATAGCACACATATAATTCCACATATTAATACTAAAATAACAACCAAGAAGTTTGATGTACTTATctatgtcataaatgaatcaatgaAATCATATGTCATAATTAGAACCATCAAAATTATTATTGCCAATAATCCCAGATTGACTACACATGCACATGCAAATAGTCATATATCGGACGGCGGTAAGAATACAAGTACCCGATGACTTCAGTCAAGAAATACCAAGTAAAAATTTATATGCTGCTTACAAAAAGTATCATCCATTATGCAACAGATAAAACAGTTATCAGCAAAAATAATCAAGAAGATAATAAGAAGGAAAATCAACTTACCGGTTCAGTTTGTCTGTGGAAAGCTTCAAGCCTTGACTTGAGGACTTCAGCTGTGTCATCTTTCCTCTGAATCAAAGGTTCTCCTGACACCTTCagagcataattttgaaataacaaaagaaacataagaaCTAATTCTCTAGGACCAACCAAATTAGAAAAAGAGTAAATCACATCATGTCTCTTCTCCCAAATCTCATCAAAACTAAAAGATGATATCTAGTAAATATCAAATGCATTAATGTGCTTTGAAATGGATACACAAGGACACAAAAGCTCACAAGGAGATTAGATGTACAACACAGGTGATTAACTACTGAGGCAATTTCAAGAATCTTGCAAGGCTAAAAACTTCTACGATCAGCTTGAAGGCTAATTTGCAAGAATCATAAAATATTAAACACAAACATGATtatgaaaaataagaaaattacaCATACCAAATTAACACATATATGTTCAATAGAATATCTGTCTGCAAAAAGATTATCAATCTAGAATCTAAAAGGTCAAAATAATTCTTTTAACAAAGGGTGTCATGGGATTCCTACAAAGCATGTAAAGGTGTGCATAGGAAAGACCACCAAAAGGAGGGTGCAAATGGCCCACCCCCTCTCTCTTCCTCCCTTTTCTATTACCTCCCTCTTCATTCTCCAAATTTGTGACTGAAGTTCAGATTGACCAACCCCATTCATACGAATAAAATCATGAATGGTCAATCCGGTGAACCCATGATCTCTTCACTACACTGCAGTACAGAATAAGGATCCTCAAGAAGCACAGTTTAGGCAAGATCATAATGACATTCCGCAAGCTATGTGCAAACTGGCAGCACACTCTATATGTATATTCAAGCTCTATGCAATCCAGAAGCAGAAGTCATTATACCTTAACCACATACCTACTGTCATTTTGCATTAACCCAACTTTTGCTCGAAGATAAGCAAGAAGGCTCTAACGCAAAATTCTCCAATCCAACCAACCCACAACTAGTTTTTTG contains the following coding sequences:
- the LOC135641772 gene encoding probable aspartyl aminopeptidase: MATVDPIALDLVDFLNASPTNFHAVDEAKKRLKQAGFAHLSEREDWVLESGGKYFFTRNHSTIIAFAIGKKYVAGNGFHIVGAHTDSPCLKVKPVSKVTKGGYLEVGVQTYGGGLWHTWFDRDLTLAGRVIKKEVKEHSVTYSHTLVRIEEPILRIPTLAIHLDRSVTEGFKFNTHSHLVPVLATSIKGELQKLVDHNSSSESNEKTNADNKKHHPVLLQLIADHAHCHPDEICDFELQVCDTQPSVVGGATKEFIFSGRLDNLCMSFCALKALIDSTSVESSLGDETGVRMVALFDHEEVGSDSAQGAGSPAMLDALSRITKYFNSSDPTLLEKSIHRSFLVSADMAHALHPNFMDKHEENHQPKLHGGLVIKHNANQRYATNAVTAFIFREIAEMHNLPIQDFVVRNDIPCGSTIGPILASGVGIRTVDVGAPQLSMHSIREMCAVDDAKHSYEHLKAYFDEFTELDNKLIVDC
- the LOC135583270 gene encoding BTB/POZ and TAZ domain-containing protein 1-like — encoded protein: MHAATIAYRWHGIMKEEEQQHGETLVSPTGFRRWLEAGNDDTPPTDVRIVTSGQRRLPAHSTVLASASPVLESMLHRPRKGGSNREMEIPVLGVPCDAVHAFLRLLYSARCVTLAEEEIVGEHGMHLMVLSHAYGVGWLKRACERVLSSRLTAEGVVDVLVLAQQCDAPRLHLRCMQLLAEDFATVEQTEAWRFLQDHDPWLELDILQFLEDAHLRRRRLGRRKAERRLYMELHETNECLHHIFKDGYAAMGHSGREEKRARCPNPVTCRGLRQLVRHLAACDSEKRRWCRRCKCLWQLLRLHASTCTELDDASCEVPLCMQFKRRMQRREGEEADGDDKWGMLVKKVVSARVVSHLVKKHKQPVLYPGDSN